A genomic segment from Natator depressus isolate rNatDep1 chromosome 19, rNatDep2.hap1, whole genome shotgun sequence encodes:
- the EDN2 gene encoding endothelin-2: MASRPAGFVSLAITLCILLGEGMGRPPFESHLAATSSRHSRTKRCSCNSWQDKECIYFCHLDIIWVNTPGQTAPYGLGSPPSRRKRSLNRCECSHSKDSICATFCQAKPWYLGNLKLPPSRSV; encoded by the exons ATGGCAAGCCGGCCCGCAGGCTTCGTTTCTCTTGCCATCACCCTTTGCATCCTGCTGGGAGAAG GTATGGGCCGTCCTCCCTTCGAGTCCCACCTAGCTGCAACCAGCAGCAGGCACTCCAGGACAAAGAGATGTTCCTGCAACAGCTGGCAGGACAAGGAGTGCATTTACTTCTGTCACCTGGATATTATCTGGGTCAACACCCCAGG ACAAACTGCTCCCTATGGCTTGGGAAGCCCACCAAGTCGCCGGAAGAGATCACTGAACAGATGTGAGTGCTCGCACTCCAAGGACAGCATCTGTGCTACCTTCTGCCAGGCAAAGCCTTG GTATCTTGGGAACCTTAAGCTCCCACCGAGCCGTAGCGTATAG